DNA from Ensifer canadensis:
AGGCTTGAAACATGAACTTCAATGCGTCACTAGTTTAGATTAACAGCTATGGAATAAATCTGAATGATCACAGCTGCACAGATGCGTGCCGCTCGTGCCCTTGCCGGCATCGACCAGAAGATGCTTGCAGAGAAGGCCGGCGTGTCAGTACCGACGATCCAGCGCATGGAGGCCAGCGAAGGTATTGTGCGTGGCGTGGTCGAAACGTTGACGCGAGTGATCGAAGCGCTCAATG
Protein-coding regions in this window:
- a CDS encoding helix-turn-helix domain-containing protein; protein product: MITAAQMRAARALAGIDQKMLAEKAGVSVPTIQRMEASEGIVRGVVETLTRVIEALNACGVELIGDNQPSERGGRGVRLVQPGPSVDAKR